The Streptomyces sp. Je 1-332 genome has a window encoding:
- a CDS encoding helix-turn-helix transcriptional regulator: MSSPKRRSRRNASAMRMVGALLAVHREATGYTQRSLAERFVIGEEAIASIEQGRRPLKMDLAVQLDELLGTNRTLETAVDNMPEVDLVPRWAEEYMDLEREALALSWYDNQVLPGLLQTPDYARSVFQNDVPALTEDEIELRVAARMERQDILQRKEPPTICFIISEVTLMDRLGGDDVYVEQLRRLRELASLPGVTLQVMPVGRSFHAGLSGPFILIETPDHQRLGYTEAQRGSQLITSPDEVSILERKCAMLRTQALNPHETKGLLDRLLGEQ, encoded by the coding sequence ATGAGCAGTCCCAAGCGACGGTCACGGAGGAATGCCTCGGCGATGCGGATGGTGGGGGCGTTGTTAGCCGTCCACCGTGAGGCTACGGGGTACACGCAGAGGTCTTTGGCCGAGCGGTTCGTCATCGGCGAGGAGGCCATCGCTTCTATTGAGCAGGGGCGGCGGCCGCTGAAGATGGACCTGGCCGTGCAGTTGGATGAACTGCTGGGGACCAACCGGACGTTGGAGACCGCTGTCGACAATATGCCGGAGGTGGATTTGGTTCCTCGGTGGGCTGAGGAGTACATGGACCTGGAGCGCGAGGCGCTCGCACTTTCCTGGTACGACAACCAGGTCCTGCCTGGGTTGCTTCAGACGCCGGACTACGCGCGGAGTGTGTTCCAGAACGACGTACCGGCGCTCACCGAGGACGAGATCGAACTACGCGTAGCGGCGCGCATGGAGCGACAAGACATCCTTCAACGCAAGGAGCCACCCACGATTTGCTTCATCATCTCCGAGGTGACCCTGATGGACCGCCTCGGTGGTGACGATGTGTACGTCGAGCAGCTGCGCCGCCTGCGCGAACTGGCCTCCCTGCCGGGTGTCACTCTCCAGGTCATGCCGGTCGGCCGCAGCTTCCACGCCGGGCTGTCCGGGCCGTTCATCTTGATCGAGACTCCGGATCACCAGCGGCTCGGCTATACCGAGGCCCAGCGAGGCAGCCAGTTGATCACCAGCCCGGATGAGGTGTCCATCCTGGAGCGCAAATGTGCGATGCTGCGGACACAGGCTCTCAACCCCCATGAGACCAAGGGCCTGTTGGACCGATTGCTAGGAGAGCAATGA
- the ngcE gene encoding N-acetylglucosamine/diacetylchitobiose ABC transporter substrate-binding protein, with protein sequence MGSTSINRRDVMKRAAATSLLAVPAVGALSSCASGGGEEGKAEKGEKSKKNPLGVKEDAGLAVVVFNGGYGDKYAQFVTDMYKKRYPDSKPGQKSTAKIATQVQTKIIRGNPTADVVNNSGADQMNPGKLVSNKQVADLTELLDAPSWDDPNVKVRDILAPAVEASGNFGGSGTWQAGISLTVYGTFYSKKLLEEGLESEYPKTWDEMLAVCKKAKAKGIHGWSYPGGHPRYMFFSIYTMFAQRGGREIATAMDHLEPGAWKNDAVKDVFEAWEELVAKKYVLTGFDGTEAHTEMQTAWTKGGKCVFVPNGSWVENEAKDTTPKDFGMSFGPSPSLDSGDKMPFGTINAPAGEFYVVPEKAKNRQGGLEWLRAMYSKEAALNNFRELSALPVVKGAIDGQKLPSGVASVQKAIEAAGDNVVIAKHMDWYNELFREDFNNMIAKFMLGQIGTKQAMDIMEKAGARILKDPDVVKVKKS encoded by the coding sequence ATGGGATCCACCAGCATCAACCGTCGTGACGTGATGAAGAGGGCGGCGGCCACCAGCCTTCTCGCGGTGCCGGCCGTGGGCGCCCTGAGCTCCTGCGCGAGCGGTGGCGGGGAAGAGGGCAAGGCCGAGAAGGGCGAGAAGTCCAAGAAGAACCCGCTCGGCGTGAAGGAAGACGCCGGGCTCGCCGTGGTCGTCTTCAACGGCGGCTATGGCGACAAGTACGCCCAGTTCGTGACCGACATGTACAAGAAGCGGTACCCGGACTCGAAGCCCGGCCAGAAGTCGACGGCGAAGATCGCCACTCAGGTCCAGACGAAGATCATCCGTGGCAACCCGACGGCTGATGTCGTCAACAACTCCGGCGCCGACCAGATGAACCCCGGCAAGCTGGTCTCCAACAAGCAGGTCGCTGACCTCACCGAGCTCCTTGACGCGCCGTCCTGGGACGACCCGAACGTCAAGGTGCGCGACATCCTCGCCCCGGCCGTCGAGGCGAGCGGCAACTTCGGTGGCTCGGGCACCTGGCAGGCCGGCATCTCGCTGACGGTCTACGGCACCTTCTACTCCAAGAAGCTTCTGGAGGAGGGCCTGGAGTCCGAGTACCCGAAGACCTGGGACGAGATGCTGGCCGTCTGCAAGAAGGCCAAGGCCAAGGGCATCCACGGCTGGAGCTACCCGGGCGGCCACCCCCGGTACATGTTCTTCAGCATCTACACGATGTTCGCCCAGCGGGGCGGGCGCGAGATCGCCACGGCCATGGACCACCTCGAGCCGGGCGCCTGGAAGAACGACGCGGTCAAGGACGTCTTCGAGGCCTGGGAGGAACTGGTCGCCAAGAAGTACGTCCTGACCGGCTTCGACGGCACCGAGGCGCACACCGAGATGCAGACCGCCTGGACCAAGGGCGGCAAGTGCGTCTTCGTGCCCAACGGCTCCTGGGTGGAGAACGAGGCCAAGGACACCACCCCGAAGGACTTCGGGATGTCGTTCGGCCCGAGCCCGTCACTGGACTCGGGCGACAAGATGCCGTTCGGCACGATCAACGCGCCTGCCGGTGAGTTCTACGTCGTCCCGGAGAAGGCGAAGAACCGGCAGGGCGGCCTGGAGTGGCTGCGGGCGATGTACAGCAAGGAGGCCGCCCTGAACAACTTCAGGGAGCTCTCCGCCCTCCCCGTGGTCAAGGGAGCCATCGACGGCCAGAAGCTGCCGTCGGGTGTGGCCAGTGTGCAGAAGGCGATCGAGGCCGCCGGCGACAACGTCGTCATCGCGAAGCACATGGACTGGTACAACGAGCTGTTCCGCGAGGACTTCAACAACATGATCGCCAAGTTCATGCTGGGCCAGATCGGCACCAAGCAGGCCATG
- a CDS encoding ATP-binding protein gives MATQRDARHVNEESPRERFYRRERRSVPAARAFASAALADWGISERASERAYEIALCVSELATNAVLHGVPPGRGFRLGLSLSGDVLRVEVHDSGAGWPRLVGEGEDTDESGRGLLLVAALAGKWGVMERDPGKIVWCEFGLRAEP, from the coding sequence ATGGCCACGCAGCGTGATGCTCGTCACGTGAATGAGGAATCTCCACGCGAACGCTTCTACCGGCGTGAACGCCGGTCCGTCCCCGCCGCCCGCGCCTTCGCTAGCGCCGCGCTCGCCGACTGGGGCATCAGTGAACGTGCTAGTGAACGTGCTTACGAAATCGCTCTCTGCGTGAGTGAGTTGGCGACCAACGCCGTTCTGCACGGGGTCCCGCCGGGGCGGGGGTTCCGTCTTGGGCTGAGCCTCTCCGGTGACGTACTCCGTGTCGAAGTGCACGACAGTGGCGCCGGGTGGCCCCGACTCGTCGGTGAAGGGGAAGATACCGACGAGTCGGGGCGTGGCCTGCTGCTGGTGGCAGCCCTGGCCGGCAAGTGGGGGGTCATGGAGCGCGACCCCGGGAAAATCGTGTGGTGCGAGTTCGGGCTGAGAGCTGAGCCCTGA
- a CDS encoding DUF397 domain-containing protein, with product MSGSTALEWFKSSYSSEQGGACLEIAAHPTAVHIRDSKNPDGSPQLTVAPDAWAAFLVLPQARA from the coding sequence ATGAGCGGCAGCACCGCGCTTGAGTGGTTCAAGTCCAGCTACAGCAGTGAGCAGGGCGGCGCCTGCCTCGAAATCGCCGCCCACCCCACCGCCGTACACATCCGCGACTCCAAGAACCCGGACGGCAGCCCGCAGCTCACCGTGGCGCCGGACGCCTGGGCCGCATTCCTGGTTCTCCCCCAGGCCCGAGCCTGA
- a CDS encoding GH92 family glycosyl hydrolase gives MPHRSRRPRFRHHRSAAVLGAAAFTLVATAQGAAVAKPEEPPKAAKEFVSSFEEGEAQPDWLNTVETGPDGKKRTAGVNGAFSSGIPGSVNDHVTEVRASGENSGSGEVKENLVDGEPTSKWLTFEPTGWVEYDLDEPAKAVTYALTSANDHAERDPKDWTLKGSTDGKDWKVLDTRKGEAFDKRHQTKKYDFENGTAYAHYRLEVTANNGASDALQLSDVHLSVGGTESPVPEDMLSLVDRGPSGSPTAKSGAGFTGKRALRYAGTHKVDGRGYSYNKVFDVNVSVRRDTELSYRVFPSMAEGDLDYDATNVSVDLAFTDGTYLSDLKAMDQHGFPLTPQGQGAAKGLYVNQWNNVQARIGQVARGKTVDRVLVAYDSPKGPAKFRGWVDDVSLKEKAPAKPKAHPSDYADTTRGTNSSGGFSRGNTFPATAVPHGFNFWTPVTNAGSLSWLYDYARGNNADNLPTIQAFSASHEPSPWMGDRQTFQMMPSVDKDTPSASRTKRALPFKHEKETARPHYYGVTFENGLKAEMAPTDHAAMMKFTYPGDDASVIFDNVSDKGGLTLDEENGIVSGYSDVKSGLSTGATRLFVYGTFDSPVTAGGKLDGGGGGDVTGYLRFKPGKDRTVNLRLATSLISLDQAKANLNREIPSGTSFERVKNRAQKSWDDILGKVEVEGASEGQRTTLYSSLYRLYLYPNSGFEKVTSANGKSKYQYASPFSPQTGPDTPTHTGAKIVDGKPYVNNGFWDTYRTTWPAYSLLTPKKAGELVDGFVQQYKDGGWTSRWSSPGYADLMTGTSSDVAFADAYVKGVDFDAKDAYDAALKNATVVPPSSGVGRKGMETSPFLGYTPSETHEGLSWALEGYLNDYGISRMGQALYKKTGEKRYKEESEYFLNRARDYVHLFDDKAAGGGTAPGFFQGKDKKGEWRVPSDKFDPRVWGHDYTETNAWGYAFTAPQDSRGLANLYGGRKGLGDKLDTYFSTPETGSAEFAGSYGGVIHEMTEARDVRMGMYGHSNQVAHHAAYMYDAAGEPSKTQEKVREVLSRLYTGSEIGQGYHGDEDNGEQSAWYLFSSLGFYPLVMGSGEYAIGSPQFTKMTVHLDNGRDLVVKAPKNSAKNVYVQGLKVNGKKWTSTALPHKEIARGGVLEFDMGPKPSAWGTGKNAQPTSVTQDDKVPSPRGDAIKGDGALFDNTSDTDAASESGSVDLPVAKETKAVQYTLTSSSDKAKAPRGWVLQGSSDGEKWKELDKRSGQSFAWEKQTRAFTVDDPGTYRHYRLVLDESSTLAEVELLG, from the coding sequence ATGCCGCACAGATCACGCAGACCTCGCTTCAGACACCACCGTTCGGCCGCGGTCCTGGGAGCGGCCGCGTTCACGCTCGTCGCGACAGCGCAGGGCGCAGCCGTCGCCAAGCCGGAGGAACCGCCCAAGGCCGCCAAGGAGTTCGTCTCGTCGTTCGAAGAGGGCGAGGCGCAGCCCGACTGGCTGAACACCGTGGAGACCGGCCCCGACGGCAAGAAGCGGACCGCCGGTGTCAACGGCGCGTTCAGTTCGGGGATACCCGGAAGTGTGAACGACCACGTCACGGAGGTCCGCGCCAGCGGGGAGAACTCCGGGAGCGGCGAGGTCAAGGAGAACCTGGTCGACGGGGAGCCGACCAGCAAGTGGCTCACCTTCGAGCCGACCGGCTGGGTCGAGTACGACCTGGACGAGCCGGCCAAGGCGGTGACGTACGCGCTGACGTCCGCGAACGACCACGCCGAGCGCGACCCCAAGGACTGGACCCTCAAGGGCTCCACCGACGGCAAGGACTGGAAGGTCCTGGACACCCGCAAGGGTGAAGCCTTCGACAAGCGTCACCAGACCAAGAAGTACGACTTCGAGAACGGCACCGCGTACGCGCACTACCGCCTGGAGGTGACCGCCAACAACGGCGCGTCCGACGCCCTCCAGCTCTCCGACGTCCACCTCTCCGTCGGCGGTACCGAGTCGCCCGTCCCCGAGGACATGCTCTCCCTCGTGGACCGCGGCCCCAGCGGCTCCCCGACCGCGAAGTCGGGCGCCGGGTTCACCGGCAAGCGCGCGCTGCGCTACGCGGGCACCCACAAGGTGGACGGGCGCGGCTACTCGTACAACAAGGTCTTCGACGTGAACGTCTCGGTGCGGCGTGACACCGAGCTGTCCTACCGGGTCTTCCCGTCCATGGCGGAGGGTGACCTCGACTACGACGCCACGAACGTGTCCGTGGACCTTGCCTTCACCGACGGCACCTATCTGAGTGACCTCAAGGCGATGGACCAGCACGGCTTCCCGTTGACGCCGCAGGGCCAGGGCGCCGCGAAGGGGCTCTACGTCAACCAGTGGAACAACGTCCAGGCGCGGATCGGGCAGGTCGCACGCGGCAAGACCGTCGACCGGGTGCTCGTCGCGTACGACTCCCCCAAGGGTCCGGCGAAGTTCCGCGGCTGGGTGGACGACGTGTCCCTCAAGGAGAAGGCCCCGGCGAAGCCGAAGGCCCACCCCTCGGACTACGCGGACACCACCCGCGGCACCAACTCCAGCGGCGGCTTCTCGCGCGGCAACACCTTCCCCGCGACGGCCGTGCCGCACGGCTTCAACTTCTGGACGCCGGTGACCAACGCCGGTTCCCTGAGCTGGCTCTACGACTACGCGCGCGGCAACAACGCGGACAACCTGCCGACGATCCAGGCGTTCAGCGCGAGCCACGAGCCGAGCCCCTGGATGGGCGACCGGCAGACCTTCCAGATGATGCCGTCGGTCGACAAGGACACGCCGTCCGCGTCCCGCACCAAGCGCGCACTGCCCTTCAAGCACGAGAAGGAGACGGCACGCCCGCACTACTACGGCGTGACGTTCGAGAACGGTCTGAAGGCCGAGATGGCCCCGACCGATCACGCGGCGATGATGAAGTTCACCTATCCCGGTGACGACGCGAGCGTCATCTTCGACAACGTCTCCGACAAGGGCGGCCTCACCCTCGACGAGGAGAACGGGATCGTCAGCGGATACTCGGACGTGAAGTCGGGGCTCTCCACCGGCGCCACCCGCCTCTTCGTGTACGGGACCTTCGACTCGCCCGTCACCGCCGGCGGCAAGCTCGACGGCGGGGGCGGCGGCGACGTCACCGGCTATCTGCGCTTCAAGCCGGGCAAGGACCGCACGGTGAACCTGCGCCTCGCGACCTCGCTGATCAGCCTCGACCAGGCCAAGGCGAACCTGAACCGCGAGATTCCCTCCGGCACGTCCTTCGAGCGCGTGAAGAACCGCGCGCAGAAGAGCTGGGACGACATCCTCGGCAAGGTCGAGGTGGAAGGCGCGAGCGAGGGCCAGCGGACCACGCTCTACTCCAGCCTGTACCGCCTGTACCTCTACCCCAACTCGGGTTTCGAGAAGGTCACTTCGGCGAACGGCAAGTCGAAGTACCAGTACGCGTCGCCCTTCTCGCCGCAGACGGGTCCGGACACCCCGACCCACACCGGCGCGAAGATCGTCGACGGGAAGCCGTACGTGAACAACGGCTTCTGGGACACGTACCGCACGACCTGGCCGGCGTACTCGCTCCTCACGCCGAAGAAGGCGGGTGAGCTGGTCGACGGCTTCGTACAGCAGTACAAGGACGGTGGCTGGACGTCGCGTTGGTCGTCGCCGGGTTACGCGGACCTGATGACGGGCACCTCGTCGGACGTGGCGTTCGCCGACGCCTACGTCAAGGGCGTGGACTTCGACGCGAAGGACGCGTACGACGCGGCGCTGAAGAACGCGACCGTGGTGCCGCCGAGTTCGGGCGTCGGCCGCAAGGGCATGGAGACGTCGCCCTTCCTCGGCTACACCCCGAGCGAGACCCACGAGGGCCTGTCCTGGGCGCTCGAGGGCTACCTCAACGACTACGGCATCTCGCGGATGGGCCAGGCCCTCTACAAGAAGACGGGCGAGAAGCGCTACAAGGAGGAGTCGGAGTACTTCCTCAACCGCGCCCGGGACTACGTGCATCTCTTCGACGACAAGGCGGCGGGCGGAGGCACCGCGCCGGGCTTCTTCCAGGGCAAGGACAAGAAGGGCGAGTGGCGCGTCCCCTCCGACAAGTTCGACCCGCGCGTGTGGGGTCACGACTACACGGAGACGAACGCCTGGGGTTACGCCTTCACCGCCCCGCAGGACTCGCGCGGCCTCGCCAACCTCTACGGCGGCCGCAAGGGCCTCGGCGACAAGCTGGACACGTACTTCTCCACTCCGGAGACCGGCTCCGCCGAGTTCGCGGGCTCCTACGGGGGCGTCATCCACGAGATGACCGAGGCGCGCGACGTACGGATGGGCATGTACGGGCACTCCAACCAGGTCGCCCACCACGCCGCCTACATGTACGACGCGGCCGGTGAGCCGTCCAAGACGCAGGAGAAGGTCCGCGAGGTCCTCTCCCGCCTCTACACCGGCAGCGAGATCGGGCAGGGTTACCACGGCGACGAGGACAACGGCGAGCAGTCGGCCTGGTACCTCTTCTCCTCGCTCGGCTTCTACCCGCTGGTCATGGGAAGCGGCGAATACGCCATCGGCTCCCCGCAGTTCACGAAGATGACCGTGCACCTGGACAACGGCCGCGACCTGGTCGTCAAGGCGCCGAAGAACAGCGCGAAGAACGTGTACGTCCAGGGCCTGAAGGTCAACGGCAAGAAGTGGACCTCGACGGCGCTCCCCCACAAGGAGATCGCCCGCGGTGGTGTCCTCGAGTTCGACATGGGCCCGAAGCCGTCGGCGTGGGGCACGGGCAAGAACGCCCAGCCGACGTCGGTGACGCAGGACGACAAGGTGCCGTCGCCGCGCGGTGACGCCATCAAGGGTGACGGCGCGCTCTTCGACAACACCTCCGACACGGACGCGGCTTCGGAGTCCGGTTCGGTGGATCTGCCGGTCGCCAAGGAGACCAAGGCCGTGCAGTACACGCTGACGTCGTCGTCCGACAAGGCGAAGGCTCCGCGGGGCTGGGTGCTCCAGGGCTCCTCCGACGGCGAGAAGTGGAAGGAGCTGGACAAGCGGTCCGGGCAGTCCTTCGCCTGGGAGAAGCAGACGCGGGCCTTCACCGTGGATGATCCGGGCACTTACCGGCACTACCGCCTGGTCCTGGACGAGTCGTCGACGCTGGCGGAGGTGGAACTGCTCGGCTGA
- a CDS encoding MFS transporter → MNNSPRRTLTLALLSLLQFLIAIDVTVVNVALPAIGARFDAGPAALSWVVTGYTLVGGGLLLLGGRLTDLLGRRRMFLLGAALFALASLAAGLAPNLETLVVARFAQGAGEALASPAAMSLIALLFPGPEERARALGVWGAISAGGLVVGVLLSGVIVQLLDWRWIFGVNVPLAAVVIAITPRLVRADGPRAAGRRLDLPGAALLTGGPLTLVYGVLRGSAAAMLAGVALLAAFILVEARTKSPLVPLSFFAHRTRTVANAATVPLSAGLSTSFFLLTLYMQDIVELTPLQAGLAYLPFCAALLAAMFLTPRLIGAVGTKYTALLGLILTAAGLGWLARLPDHGGFWVDVLPGMTGVAAGMGIGLLALQNAALSDVTEDDAGTASGVQRSVDQLGGSLGLAVLVGAAVGGGSAQGADFRAAFGWAAIAVLVAAAGVAAVREQNLRRPH, encoded by the coding sequence GTGAACAACTCTCCCCGGCGCACGCTCACGCTCGCCCTTCTCTCCCTCCTCCAGTTCCTCATCGCGATCGACGTCACCGTCGTGAACGTCGCGCTCCCCGCCATCGGCGCACGCTTCGACGCGGGACCCGCCGCCCTGTCCTGGGTCGTCACCGGCTACACCCTCGTCGGCGGCGGTCTGCTGCTGCTCGGCGGGCGGCTGACCGATCTGCTGGGCCGGCGGCGGATGTTCCTGCTGGGGGCCGCGCTCTTCGCGCTCGCCTCGCTCGCGGCGGGGCTCGCGCCGAACCTGGAGACACTGGTCGTCGCCCGTTTCGCGCAGGGCGCGGGCGAGGCTCTCGCGTCGCCCGCCGCGATGTCGCTGATCGCGTTGCTCTTCCCCGGCCCGGAGGAGCGGGCAAGGGCGCTCGGGGTGTGGGGCGCGATCTCGGCGGGCGGGCTCGTCGTCGGCGTACTGCTCTCCGGAGTAATCGTTCAACTCCTGGACTGGCGCTGGATCTTCGGCGTCAACGTGCCGCTGGCGGCGGTCGTCATCGCGATCACGCCCAGGCTGGTGCGGGCCGACGGTCCACGTGCTGCGGGCCGTCGGCTCGATCTGCCCGGCGCCGCGCTCCTGACGGGCGGTCCCCTCACGCTCGTCTACGGTGTCCTGCGCGGGTCAGCGGCGGCGATGCTCGCCGGAGTGGCGCTGCTGGCCGCCTTCATCCTCGTAGAGGCGCGTACGAAGAGTCCGCTCGTGCCGCTGTCCTTCTTCGCGCACCGCACGCGCACGGTCGCGAACGCGGCGACGGTCCCGCTCAGCGCGGGCCTCTCCACGAGCTTCTTCCTGCTCACCCTCTACATGCAGGACATCGTCGAACTCACGCCGCTCCAGGCCGGGTTGGCATACCTGCCGTTCTGCGCCGCACTGCTGGCCGCGATGTTCCTGACGCCCCGTCTGATCGGAGCGGTCGGTACGAAGTACACCGCGCTGCTCGGTCTCATCCTCACGGCGGCCGGGCTCGGCTGGCTGGCCCGGCTGCCGGACCACGGCGGATTCTGGGTCGACGTGCTGCCGGGCATGACCGGCGTGGCGGCCGGGATGGGCATCGGGCTGCTCGCCCTGCAGAACGCGGCCCTCTCCGACGTGACCGAGGACGACGCGGGCACGGCTTCCGGCGTGCAGCGCTCGGTGGACCAGCTCGGCGGCTCGCTGGGGCTCGCGGTCCTGGTGGGCGCGGCGGTCGGCGGCGGCAGCGCTCAAGGGGCCGATTTCCGGGCGGCGTTCGGCTGGGCGGCGATCGCGGTCCTCGTCGCGGCGGCGGGCGTGGCGGCAGTGCGCGAACAGAACCTTCGTCGGCCACACTGA